Within the Maridesulfovibrio zosterae DSM 11974 genome, the region CGCCTGAATCCCGTCCATAACAGGCATAAGCATATCCATCAAAATTATATCTGGGGAAAACTGTGCTGTAAATTCAACAGCTTCCTGACCGTTGGCGGCTTCTCCTACGACATCAATATCATCAAAACTGCTAAGAAAACTGCGTACACCAATTCGCACGATATCATGGTCATCGACCAGCAGAACCCTAATTGTATCACTCATTATTTCCTCCCTGCTGCGCAGGATCATCATATACATCAACCTTGACAATTGTGCCCTTATTAACAGTACTGCTTATCTCAAGTTCCGCGTTGATACGTGCGGCTCTTTCACGGATTCCGCGAAGCCCCATTCCGCCTGTTGGCAGAGTTGCATGATCAAACCCATGCCCGTCATCAATAATCTGAATACAGGTATGACCGGCGGCAAAAACTACCTTTACAATTACAGCTCCGGCCTTTGAATGCTTAGTGGAATTATTAAGAGCTTCAATAGCGATTCGAAAAACTTCTTCTTCTACGCGTAAAGGCAGCCTTCTTTCATCCCCATCCACCAGCAGCTCGGCACTTACCCCGGACCTGACCTCAACGGAATTAAGCCTTGCCTGCAATGCACCGACTAATCCCTCGCTTTCCAGTTCGGGAGGATGAAGATCAAAAATGAGCGAACGCATATCCCGCATAGCCTGCTGCGCCATGCCTTGCAGAGCTTTAAGCTGTTCGACAGCTATAGATTCTTTACCGGACTCAAGTGAACGTACCGCAGCATCGGAACAGAAAGTTATTGCATACAAAGCCTGAGTAACCGAATCATGAAGTTCACGGGCAAGTCTACGCCGCTCGTCCTGTACAACAAGCTTTTCACTCTGCTCAAACAAACGACTGTTACGTATAGCAAGCACTGCCTGTGCGGCAAACATTTCCATGATACGTTTATCAAGATGATCAAAACCACCAGGCTTATTATAAACCAGTAACAGTCCTAATTTTTTATCGCCTTCACGCAAAGGAACGGCTATGAGAGTACGGACTGTATTGCTGCATTCTCCTGCAGATATCTCACTCTGGGCATCACGAACAATTTTAGTTTCACCATGCTGAAAAACGTCCCCATAGTATGATGAACTTATTTCAAAAAATTCTTTTGGGGGCTGAGAATTACCTGCGCCATATACACAGTGCAGGTTATCTCCTTCTGAAATTAGAATCGAGCTGCCCTCTCCGCTTACAATTTCACGGGCTTCATCCGCAATAAGAGTCAGAACTTCACCGTTTTTACCTTCTGGACTTTGCAGCAGAATATTTGCAACACGCCGAAGACTCTCACTTTCCTTTAATTGACATCTGGTTTGTCTAGCCGTGGAAGCACTTTCAATTGCCACAGCAACAGCGTTTAGAATTCCATCAATAAGTTCTGTTGTTGCATCATCAAAAGTAAATCCTTTTCTGCCAGAGGAAACAAAGGCAACTCCGACTGTTTTATCACCATTACTGATTGGAAACAGCGAAACACTACCGGATCGCACTGCCTCAGGCAGAATATCAGCAAAAGACGAACTGGCTCTATTAACGGCGCAAAAGCCGTAACTTTCACCATTAACTCCAGTCAGAACATTACCTGATGGACACAGACGAAGACCACGTAATGCACTCTGACATTCATCTGAAGCATAACCAAATCCGGCACTTGGGGCTAAGCCACCAGTTTCAGAATTAACAAGAAAAATAGTACAGCAGCCATCATCTACTGTTCCGGCAAGAACTTCGGCAAGTTTTTCAAGCACCTCATCGGGATCAAGAGCGCTGGTAACAGTTCGTGAAGCCTCAAGAAGTAACTTGTTACGTACATGCTCGGTATTAAGCCGTGAAAGCAGCATTGCTGAATAGCGGTCCGTGGTCATAGCCAGAAATGAAAGAAAAAAACTTTCCAATTCTTCCAGAAATATAATGTATTCTTCCGTACTCGCACAATATTTACGGAAAAGACTTATAATCACAGACTTTCCAAGTAATATACCTTCAACGACATCACGAATACCTAATCCGCGATCAAGCTTAATATGGGCACACTCAGAAAGATAATCGGCAAAAGGACTGTAACTGCCCTGATTAAAGCAATCTAAATAAACTTCTGCAGAGCACTTAGCAATATTCAAAACATCTTCAGAAGCTAAAGCAGCATACCAGCGCGGCTGATGCTCAACTAAAAGCTTGGCATAGACTCTTGCGAACTCATCCATATCTTGTGAAAAGGATTGTCCTATCTTTTTTAATTTTTCATTCTTCATTAATAATATATCCCGACTATTCATGCAGATTAATCCGCATAGATCAGTGTAAAACTCAATTCTTAATTTCATATTAGCATAGTTAAAAAATAGCTCTATCATATAAATATATGAGTTTTGGCAAGATAACACACCACAGAAGATCCTTGGCAACACACTCTCTAAGCCTTGCGCAAATAAAAAAACAGACCTGCTGAAATCCAGCAGGTCTGTTTTATAATGTCGGTGTTGATTCAAATTTGCCGGTTTGAATCAGAGGTTAAAAGGTCTACTCGGAAAAGCTATTTGACTGAAGTATACACTAAGATGCTTTCTGTGCAAACTGAATTCTGTAGTTAATTATATCATCTACGGTTAACACAGGCATATCGTGTTTTTTACCTAATTCGATGATTTCCGGCAGTCGGGCCATTGTCCCGTCAGGATTGGTAACTTCACAGAGCACTCCGCAAGGATTAAGTCCTGCAAGTGTCATCATATCAACTGTTGCTTCAGTATGACCTTCTCTTTCCAAAACGCCTCCGGGTCTTGCACGGAGAGGGAAAACATGGCCGGGTCTATGAAGATCTGATGGTTTAGCATCATCTTGAATCGCTGCTTTAACAGTTGTAACGCGATCAGCAGCCGAAACTCCGGTTGTAACGCCTTCAGCAGCTTCAATTGTTACAGTAAAACTTGTCTGATACCGGCTGGAATTATCCTCAACCATCATAGGCAGCCCGAGTTGTTCTACTTTCTCTTCAGTGAGGCATAAGCAAACGATACCGCTACATTCGCGGATCAGCATTGCCATCTGTTTGTCAGTGAGTTTTTCAGCAGAAAAGATGAGATCGCCTTCATTCTCGCGATTCTCATTGTCAGTGACCAGCACTCCACGACCTTCTTTTAAAGCCTGAAGTCCTTTCTCAACCCTTTCAACGGGATTACCAAACTGTGATAATAAATTCTGATTCATGGTAGTTCTCCATATAAATTAGATACCAGAATCAGGGCGATAGAATAGACAGCTGCTCATAATAAAACAGCCTCGCTTTTAGACAGGATGTCTTTAGCGGGAATGTACTGCCTTACTCTCTTCATTCCGGACTTTAACCGTCGGCTCCGGAATCACACCGAATCTGCTGACCCTTTCTCACCAATTGAAAAAGGCGCTCGCGGGCTGTCTTCATGCTGAAGAATCACCGCCGGTGGGGAATTTCACCCCGCCCTGAGAATAAACAAGTTTTTTCTACTGAAAAATAGACCCCTAAGTCAAGAGTATTTAGTGAAGTTTTGCACAATATCCAAAAAAAGTCCCTGTTTCAATTGAAACAGGGACTTTCCTATATTTTAACTTACTGGATATTACTTAGAAGCTGTCAGCAAAAAGCTTTTCAATGGCCTTTCTTCCTGAGTCTTCGAGGAAGCGTGTTCCGGTAGCAGTAAAATGTCTGTGAGTAATTTTAGGATCTTCGCACTTATTCCATGCATCTTTTTCCCAACAAAACCAGCAATCGTTATCCTGTGAAAATACATACAGAGGTTTATTGCATATTTTTGCAAATTCAGCCCCCCACCCGGTACCACCCTTTACAGTACCGTCTTCAAGTATATTACCAATGATGAAGATTTCATGTCCGCTGTTTATCTGCCAGCAGATGGACTGCAAAACCTTACGAAAAATAGGCGCGCGAGTGAAACTGCGATTCATGAGCTTCGAAACATAGGTAAGACTCACGTCTTTACTTTCAAGTTCCTTCTCAGTCAGCACACGAAGACCGCGTTTACGCGCATTCTGGTGTCCCTCAAAGCTGTAGTTGACTTCCTGAAGGCCGTACTTCTCAGCATTCACTCCGAACTCGCTTTCAGTGCCGGAAGCGCCGCCACTATATAAAATGAACTCTTTAGGATTACTCATTTCTTCCTCCAGTGTTGAGCTTGTGTAAGATTGGAAAATTGACTGATACCCAAAAAAGATAAAGTCCACAATCAGGAATTCACGGTTAAACTACGATTTTCACCTGAATCAAGCCATACGACAAAATCCAGAACTTTTCTACAGAAAACAATAAATTACACAGGATAAAAGACGTTTAGAAAAAATAATGTATAAAAGACCTACTACCAGTAGTAGTTTGAACAAAATTCATTTTATATACGTATTTTACAAATAAACAATCACAAGATTGTATATCTTATTATTTTATTCTGATGATTTTTCAATGCACAAATATAAAAAGATACAATAAAAATATATTATATTTCATGAAACAACTAGTATGCATCTATGATGGCGGTATTTTCAGTTTAAGTGCAACATGAATGTAAGTTTGTGCTTTTTTTCTCATAAATGAGTTGTAGACAACGCTCAAAAATTGTGTATTATAGTTTTGTTGATTCGGGCTGGAAAATCTCAAAACGAAAGTAGCCACGGCAAAACCGTACAGGAGGTTTTTATGAATAAAAGCATTACTATCGGAGAAAACTCTGAAGCATTGACCAAAATGGAAAAAAACGATCCTCACAAATATCGTTCAATCAGCAAAAATATTGCTGCCATGGTCAAATCTCTAGATGAACAAGAAAAGAATAATTCTTCTGACTCAAAAGAAGAAGACGCCCAAGTCTAACAAGACTTAATTCAAGAGTCACTGACTCAATCCAAAACACAGCAGTTACACCGCAACTAATCAATCTGCGTCTGACTTACTGAGAATCAAGCCAGGCGGATATACTGCTGACAAAATCGCCGGATAACGCATCTACCCATTTAAGGTCTGTCCCCGTCTCATCTGACGCAGGAGAGGTTTCATCCAGTATTTTCAACTGGTGAGGGACAGACTGGAATCCGGTTAGCATTACAGGTACCATTACCTTCCAGTCAACATTGATATTTCTGAATCCGATAAATGTCGGGACTTTATCAGGAATTACAGACGCAACCCTTTCCGGATAAAGACTCCCTGCCGGGCTGTCTATTGTCAAAATGACAAATCCAAAAGACCCTGCATGCTTAGGTATGCGGGGTATTCTTTTTTGTTGGTAACCACGAATCCAAAGCCCTATATGCAACGAATCAACCTTAGCCAAACCGGAAAGACGCTTATAGGCTTTTTTAACGGCAGACTCAGTAAGGCTATCTACAACAAGAACGACCACTCCTTTTCCGCTTAAATGACGAGCAACTTCTGCAAACTGGTCACAGGGAATTCTAGCACCGACCATAGCCATTATTACAGCAGGATATCTACCATCTTTAGAGGGAATAAAAAGATTATCAGTGGAACCAGCATTCTTATCAGCAACATCAACGCGACCTTTCACCGGATATTCAGCACATTCACTCTCTGGTAACCACATGAACCGATGTATCCAATGTTCATCACCGGGAAGAAACACAATTGAACCTGCGACAGGTTCATCCTCATTAAACGATGGGCCATAAGTATATATAAAATCGCCATATCCAGCCTTCTTGAGTTTACGTATAAGCCCGGTTTTTCTATCATGCAATATAAGCCGACCATGCTCCTGTCGCGCATCAATGATGACAACCTGCCGCCCTTTTGCAGTTTCATAATGTCCTCTGAAATCATCTTCACCAAATCCATAAGCCGCAATGCTGTCCATTGAACGGCTTTCTGAACCACGTTTCAAGGCAATAGTGGAATTACCAATTGTGACTTCCTTACCCTGCCGCAAAACAATGGCTTTATCTGACACAGACCTACCAATAGGCAGACTGCGGCCAGCTGTGCTCGGCCTTGCTTTTATAGAATGATTTTTTTCAGGTTTAATTTGAGATATTACTGCTGAATTCTTTTTAGATTGCGAAATGCTGTTTTTACTTTCAGCTGCATGTTTGATTGGATTTATCTTAGAACTAATCTTTTTGCTGATTTGAACATCATCACTATTCTTTTTAGGTAGATGCTTTTTTGGTGTGAAAGGCTTTAACGCAGGCTTTTCAGGAGTAATCTTTTTCTTTGAAAGAATACTCTCATCTATAATATCTATATCAAGGCAATATCCACCGCTATCCAATCTAGATAGTGGCATATTTAAAATTATGATCACGATAACTGCGTGCATAACAAGAGAAATTATGGCAGCCAGATATTTCAAAACTCCTCCTGAATAATATCATTCATACTATTCCTGAATGGATAATTTTTCAATAAAGAGTATTTTTTTATTTTATTACAAGATGATATAGTTTTAAAAAAAGACCGACTGAATCATTACTCAATGGATATAGATAAAATAAATCCATTTTTAAGTTGACAGATTTGTGTAATACACATAGAAACCTCTCACTTGAGTCGGGATGTAGCGCAGCCTGGGAGCGCACTTGAATGGGGTTCAAGGGGTCGAAGGTTCAAATCCTTTCATCCCGACCACAAGAAGGAACCCCAAAAGGCCACTGAGCAATCAGTGGCCTTTTATTTTTCTATAAATCGAATATTTTTTAGCAGATGATAATAAGA harbors:
- a CDS encoding GAF domain-containing protein — translated: MKNEKLKKIGQSFSQDMDEFARVYAKLLVEHQPRWYAALASEDVLNIAKCSAEVYLDCFNQGSYSPFADYLSECAHIKLDRGLGIRDVVEGILLGKSVIISLFRKYCASTEEYIIFLEELESFFLSFLAMTTDRYSAMLLSRLNTEHVRNKLLLEASRTVTSALDPDEVLEKLAEVLAGTVDDGCCTIFLVNSETGGLAPSAGFGYASDECQSALRGLRLCPSGNVLTGVNGESYGFCAVNRASSSFADILPEAVRSGSVSLFPISNGDKTVGVAFVSSGRKGFTFDDATTELIDGILNAVAVAIESASTARQTRCQLKESESLRRVANILLQSPEGKNGEVLTLIADEAREIVSGEGSSILISEGDNLHCVYGAGNSQPPKEFFEISSSYYGDVFQHGETKIVRDAQSEISAGECSNTVRTLIAVPLREGDKKLGLLLVYNKPGGFDHLDKRIMEMFAAQAVLAIRNSRLFEQSEKLVVQDERRRLARELHDSVTQALYAITFCSDAAVRSLESGKESIAVEQLKALQGMAQQAMRDMRSLIFDLHPPELESEGLVGALQARLNSVEVRSGVSAELLVDGDERRLPLRVEEEVFRIAIEALNNSTKHSKAGAVIVKVVFAAGHTCIQIIDDGHGFDHATLPTGGMGLRGIRERAARINAELEISSTVNKGTIVKVDVYDDPAQQGGNNE
- the ribB gene encoding 3,4-dihydroxy-2-butanone-4-phosphate synthase → MNQNLLSQFGNPVERVEKGLQALKEGRGVLVTDNENRENEGDLIFSAEKLTDKQMAMLIRECSGIVCLCLTEEKVEQLGLPMMVEDNSSRYQTSFTVTIEAAEGVTTGVSAADRVTTVKAAIQDDAKPSDLHRPGHVFPLRARPGGVLEREGHTEATVDMMTLAGLNPCGVLCEVTNPDGTMARLPEIIELGKKHDMPVLTVDDIINYRIQFAQKAS